A stretch of DNA from Tsuneonella amylolytica:
CCGCCCGGATGCGCGCCGGTGTTGGTGAAGAACGGCGCGCCCTGCGCGTACGGGCCCAACCGCTCGATCGACCCGCGCAGGCGCGCGGTGCGCGCGGCGACGCCCTTCGGTTCGGGCACCATGCGGCTGTCGAAGAAGGTCCGCACGCTCGGCTGCACGCCGCTGATCGCGAGGCCAGCGGCGGCAATCGCGGCCATCTGCTCCTCCCACCGGTCGGCGTCGAGCTTGTCCTCCACGACTTCGATCGCATCGACGCCGAGGGCGGCATACCGCTCGACATCCTCGTCGAACGACCACGGCTTGGTGGTGAACTGGCTGACGCCATAGCGTAAGCGCAAGTCGGTCATGCGGGCGACCTCGAGTAAAGAACGGATTGAGTGCCCAACGCTCCGACCGCTTGCGCGTTCTCGCCAAACAACGGGAACCGTCGCAGGCGCGGGCAGCTTGGCTTGACGAATGTGAATCGCCTTATCTTTCCGGAAGCCTCCAAGATGATCGACAATTCCTTCCTGGCCACGTTTTCCGTCGCCGACCTCGAAGATGGAAAGCCGATGGGGATCGAGATCGACGGTAAGGATGCCGTCGTCGTTCGTCACGGGGGCAAGCTGTGTGTCGTACCTTGAGGCGCTGGAGAAAGAAGCCGGATGGAGCCGATAGGCCGGCCGGCGCTGTTCCTCCTCCACGCGCTTGGAATGTCGAGCCGGGAATGGGATCGGGTCGTCGCGGAACTGGGCGATGCGTTCGAGTGCCACGCGCTCGACATTCCCGGCTTCGGGGATGCAGCGGGCGATCCGCGCCGGTCTGTCGAGGAGATGGCGGACTGGCTGGCGGACGAAATCCGCGCGTGCGATCCGGCGAACTGGATGATCGCCGGGCACAGCATGGGCGGCAAGCTCGCCACGTTGATCGCGGCGCGTACGGCGAATGCCTGCCGAGCGACGCCAACCGCCTCACGCTCGCCGACGAAACCGACGCGGTCGGTATGAAGCGCGCGCGCGTCGATTTTTCTTATGATGCGAATGAAAAGGCGATGGACCGCCACGCGATCGCCCGAATGAGCGCGATCTGGGAAGCCGCAGGGGCCAGAGATGTATTCTCGGTTCAGCGCTCCGCCCACACGATCGGGACCTGCCGCATGGGGGCGGACAGCGACGGTGCCGTGGTCGATCCGCATGGGCGCAGCTACGATGTGCCGAACCTCTACGTCTGCGACAACTCGGTCTTCCCGAGCGCGCTTGCGGCCAATCCGGCGCTGACGATCATGGCGCTGTCGCTGCGCACCGCCGACCGCTTCCTCGCCGGCTGAAGCGGCTCAGCCGCGGCGGCGGCGGAGCGTCGCCCGGCAGGGCACCCGGTCGTTGTGCGAATAATAGAGGTAGATGAGGTCGCCATCCACGATGAGGGAGTTGGCGAAGGCGATGGCGCGGTCCTCCGGGGCTTCCTCGTCGCCGTCGTCGTCGCGATCGTCGGGCGTTATCAGGGGTTCGTCGCAGCGTTCGATCAACGTCCGGCAGTCGCGCTTGAACCGCGCCCAGCCGATCGACCAGCGGGCGTCCTCGGTCGACCCGTTGTAGAACATGATGACCGTGTCGTCCTCGCGCAGCAGCGGGCCGGTCGACAGGTGGTAGCAGTCCCATTTGTTCGGGCGCGGTTCGATCGGGTCGGGCCGGTCGTCCCACGGACCGGTGGGCGAAGGTCCGAAGGTGAGGCCGATCCACGACCGGTCGTCGCGCGAATATTCGAAGAAGAGCCGCCAGACGCCGTCGTCGCCGATCTCGACGCTGGCTTCCTTGGTGTTCTTTTCCGTCTTGGAGCAACTGTAGGCGACGCCGTGCTTTTCGAGGCTGGCGGCATCGGGGCCGGATGCCCACAGCATCTCGGCAGCGCCGCTTCGGTCCACGCCGGTGTAGAACACCACCAGCCGCTCGCCGTGCTCGATCAGCGTCGGGTCCTCGCATCCGCCGATGTCGAGATGCTCTATGCTGGGCGCGAGCGCCGGTTCGTCGGCCATGGTGAAACGGATTCCGTCGGTGCTCTCCCCGCACCAGATGCGCCCGGTGGGCTCCATCCCGTCCGGGACCGCGCGGAGCAGCAGGCGCCACATCTCTCCGTCGCGCCAGACGTAGGGGCTCATCAGTTCGCGGTTGTCGCGATTGATGGGCCCGTCGATCTCCAGGTCCACGATCTCGAGGACCTCGAACAGCGGGTCGCTCATGCGCCGGTCGCCTGGATAAGCGACAGGCCGCCATCGATCACGATCTCGGCCCCGGTGATGTAGGCCCCCGCCGGCGAAGCGAGATAGACGGCGAGCGCGGCCACCTCAGAGGGCTTGCCCGCGCGGCCGGCCGGGATGTTCGCCTCCAGCTTCGCGCGGTAGGCTTCGTCTTGCATCGCCTTTTCGTTCATGGGCGTAAGAATCATGCCCGGCGCGATCGCGTTCACCGTGATACCGTCGCCCGCCACTTCGATCGCCAGAGTGCGCGTGAGGTTGACCTGTCCGCCCTTCGCCGCATCGTAGTCCGCCCCGCCCGCGCGCATCGCGAACGAATGGATCGAGGTGATGTTGACGATCGCG
This window harbors:
- a CDS encoding alpha/beta fold hydrolase; protein product: MEPIGRPALFLLHALGMSSREWDRVVAELGDAFECHALDIPGFGDAAGDPRRSVEEMADWLADEIRACDPANWMIAGHSMGGKLATLIAARTANACRATPTASRSPTKPTRSV
- a CDS encoding Rieske (2Fe-2S) protein, whose protein sequence is MIDNSFLATFSVADLEDGKPMGIEIDGKDAVVVRHGGKLCVVP
- a CDS encoding GMC family oxidoreductase, with the translated sequence MKRARVDFSYDANEKAMDRHAIARMSAIWEAAGARDVFSVQRSAHTIGTCRMGADSDGAVVDPHGRSYDVPNLYVCDNSVFPSALAANPALTIMALSLRTADRFLAG
- a CDS encoding glycoside hydrolase family 130 protein → MSDPLFEVLEIVDLEIDGPINRDNRELMSPYVWRDGEMWRLLLRAVPDGMEPTGRIWCGESTDGIRFTMADEPALAPSIEHLDIGGCEDPTLIEHGERLVVFYTGVDRSGAAEMLWASGPDAASLEKHGVAYSCSKTEKNTKEASVEIGDDGVWRLFFEYSRDDRSWIGLTFGPSPTGPWDDRPDPIEPRPNKWDCYHLSTGPLLREDDTVIMFYNGSTEDARWSIGWARFKRDCRTLIERCDEPLITPDDRDDDGDEEAPEDRAIAFANSLIVDGDLIYLYYSHNDRVPCRATLRRRRG